One genomic window of Bartonella sp. HY038 includes the following:
- a CDS encoding GNAT family N-acetyltransferase — translation MWLRTATKNDIESIRELLFATWHELYDDLISSEAVDKIIGKWQSVDHFKKCLTRPSSEFIVADDGDELQGAAYALQGGVKGFPETVLIQQLMVRPKYQGQGIGKRLLIEVEESFPNARKCRVIILEKSTDAQKFYESQGYKKIGFPTPIQEQKDVFEIIMEKELF, via the coding sequence ATGTGGCTTAGAACCGCTACAAAAAATGATATAGAATCAATTCGCGAACTTTTATTCGCCACTTGGCATGAACTATATGATGATCTTATCAGCAGTGAAGCTGTTGATAAGATTATCGGCAAATGGCAATCCGTTGATCATTTTAAAAAGTGCCTCACGCGCCCCTCTTCTGAGTTTATTGTTGCAGATGATGGTGACGAACTACAAGGTGCAGCATATGCCTTACAAGGTGGCGTAAAAGGTTTTCCAGAAACTGTTCTTATTCAACAGCTGATGGTGCGCCCCAAATATCAAGGTCAAGGCATTGGTAAACGTCTTTTGATCGAGGTTGAAGAATCTTTTCCCAATGCACGTAAATGCCGTGTTATAATATTGGAAAAAAGTACAGACGCACAGAAATTTTATGAAAGCCAAGGCTACAAGAAAATTGGATTTCCAACACCCATTCAAGAGCAAAAAGATGTTTTTGAAATAATAATGGAAAAAGAACTATTCTAA
- a CDS encoding DUF2155 domain-containing protein yields the protein MIKLLKPFSFVKSLSLAVLALAAVASPTLAERISNPIAEFSGLDKITGRTTTFHITIGETYQFGALQVTPRACFTSSADEATKTDGFVEVNEVTLDQKIKPIFRGWMFADSPGLNAVEHPIYDVWLTNCKQRLPAAN from the coding sequence ATGATAAAATTGTTAAAGCCTTTTTCTTTTGTGAAATCTTTAAGCCTTGCTGTTTTGGCCCTAGCTGCTGTTGCAAGCCCAACATTGGCTGAGCGCATTAGCAATCCCATTGCCGAATTTTCTGGCCTTGATAAAATAACCGGACGCACGACAACTTTTCATATCACCATAGGTGAGACCTACCAATTTGGCGCTTTACAAGTGACACCACGTGCCTGCTTTACCAGCAGCGCCGATGAAGCAACTAAAACCGATGGTTTTGTTGAGGTAAATGAGGTCACTTTGGACCAAAAAATTAAACCCATTTTTAGAGGCTGGATGTTTGCCGATAGCCCGGGTCTAAATGCGGTAGAACACCCAATTTATGATGTTTGGCTTACCAATTGCAAACAAAGGCTACCAGCGGCCAATTAG
- a CDS encoding alpha/beta hydrolase translates to MKANQLDILMVPGYQGSDENHWQSRWERKLTTARRVEQDAWSKPVRSEWIARLREEVEKSERPVLLVGHSLGVATIVQAVPLLGKRVKGAFLVAAPDVANPNIRPKHLMTFGPYPTEKLPFPSVLIASRNDEYCEFSVAEKLGEDWGSLFLDAGEAGHINTKSGHGPWPEGLMVFTQFIGNLS, encoded by the coding sequence ATGAAAGCAAATCAATTAGATATATTAATGGTACCTGGATACCAAGGGTCTGATGAAAACCATTGGCAATCACGCTGGGAGCGCAAATTAACAACTGCGCGTCGGGTTGAACAAGACGCGTGGTCAAAACCAGTGCGCAGCGAATGGATTGCACGACTTCGTGAAGAAGTTGAAAAATCTGAACGTCCCGTTTTGCTTGTTGGTCATTCTTTGGGCGTTGCAACCATTGTGCAAGCAGTACCTTTACTTGGCAAACGCGTAAAAGGCGCTTTTTTAGTTGCTGCTCCCGATGTTGCCAATCCCAATATCCGGCCTAAGCATTTAATGACTTTCGGGCCCTACCCAACTGAAAAGCTACCCTTTCCATCTGTGTTAATTGCAAGCCGCAATGATGAATATTGCGAGTTTTCAGTAGCTGAAAAGCTGGGGGAAGATTGGGGTTCACTATTTTTAGATGCTGGCGAAGCAGGTCACATTAACACTAAATCCGGTCATGGCCCTTGGCCAGAGGGCCTTATGGTATTTACGCAATTTATAGGTAATCTATCGTAA
- the gatB gene encoding Asp-tRNA(Asn)/Glu-tRNA(Gln) amidotransferase subunit GatB yields the protein MTIIDNRIPEPKRFISGATGDWEVIIGLEVHAQVTSNSKLFSGASTSFGAEPNANVSLVDAAMPGMLPVINIECVKQAIRTGLGLKAQINLKSVFDRKNYFYPDLPQGYQISQFKQPIVGEGAIIISVGPDNKGQFEDIEIGIERLHLEQDAGKSIHNHHPTMSCIDLNRSGVALMEIVSKPDMRSADEAKAYVTKLRTIVRYLGTCDGNMDEGSMRADVNVSVRRPGGEFGTRCEIKNVNSIRFVGQAIDYEARRQIAILEDGGTIDQETRLFDAAKGETRAMRSKEEAHDYRYFPDPDLLPLEFSQELVDQLAADLPELPDDKKDRLISSLGLSAYDASILITEKAIADYFEEVAKGRDGKLAANWVINDLLGALNKAGLSIEETPVSPLQLGTIIELIVEGTISGKIAKDLFEIIWAEGGNPREVVESRGLKQVTDTGAIEKAVDDVIAANPDKVEQAKAKPTLAGWFVGQVMKSTGGKANPQAVNDIVKAKLGLE from the coding sequence ATGACCATCATTGATAATAGAATTCCAGAACCAAAACGTTTCATCTCTGGTGCCACTGGTGACTGGGAAGTCATTATTGGTTTGGAAGTACATGCCCAAGTAACCTCAAACTCGAAATTATTTTCGGGCGCTTCAACTTCTTTTGGCGCTGAGCCCAATGCAAATGTTTCATTGGTTGATGCAGCAATGCCAGGAATGTTGCCAGTTATTAATATTGAGTGTGTAAAACAAGCCATTCGTACTGGCCTTGGCCTAAAGGCGCAGATTAATCTAAAATCGGTTTTTGATCGTAAAAATTATTTTTACCCAGATTTGCCGCAAGGTTACCAAATTTCGCAATTCAAACAACCCATCGTTGGCGAAGGTGCAATTATCATTTCAGTTGGCCCTGATAATAAGGGACAATTTGAAGATATTGAAATTGGTATTGAACGCCTGCACCTTGAGCAAGATGCTGGTAAATCAATCCATAATCACCATCCAACCATGTCTTGTATTGACCTTAACCGTTCTGGCGTTGCTTTGATGGAAATTGTGTCAAAACCGGATATGCGCTCAGCTGATGAAGCCAAGGCCTATGTCACCAAATTGCGCACTATTGTTCGCTATTTAGGCACTTGTGATGGCAATATGGATGAAGGCTCCATGCGCGCCGATGTTAACGTCTCGGTTCGTCGCCCAGGCGGTGAATTTGGCACACGCTGCGAGATTAAAAATGTTAATTCCATTCGCTTCGTTGGCCAAGCCATTGATTATGAAGCAAGACGCCAAATTGCAATTTTGGAAGATGGCGGTACAATTGACCAAGAAACACGGCTTTTTGATGCGGCAAAGGGCGAAACACGCGCCATGCGTTCTAAAGAAGAAGCGCATGATTATCGTTATTTCCCAGATCCTGATCTCTTGCCGCTGGAATTTAGCCAAGAATTGGTCGATCAACTAGCCGCAGACTTGCCTGAGCTACCTGACGATAAAAAAGACCGTCTTATTTCATCTCTTGGTCTTTCAGCCTATGATGCATCAATCCTCATTACTGAAAAAGCCATTGCTGATTATTTTGAGGAAGTCGCCAAAGGCCGTGATGGCAAACTTGCAGCAAACTGGGTGATTAACGACTTGCTTGGTGCTTTAAATAAAGCTGGTCTTTCAATTGAAGAAACGCCTGTTAGCCCCTTGCAGCTCGGCACTATCATTGAGCTTATTGTTGAAGGCACTATTTCAGGTAAAATTGCCAAAGACCTTTTTGAAATCATCTGGGCTGAGGGCGGTAATCCGCGTGAAGTTGTTGAAAGCCGCGGGCTAAAGCAGGTAACAGATACCGGCGCCATTGAAAAGGCGGTTGATGATGTTATTGCCGCAAATCCAGACAAGGTGGAGCAAGCCAAAGCCAAGCCAACACTTGCTGGCTGGTTTGTTGGGCAAGTGATGAAGTCAACAGGCGGCAAGGCAAATCCGCAAGCAGTTAATGACATTGTTAAGGCTAAACTAGGGTTGGAATAA
- a CDS encoding NADH:ubiquinone oxidoreductase subunit NDUFA12 — MAGLIRQVFTWWNGTTIGTRFFTFRKGKRVGEDEFGNVYYEGGWHVDGYKRRWVIYNGYSEASTIPPGWHGWMHHRVDTPPSAENYVPFEWEKEHLSNQTGSANAYTPKGSIENHGKRPKVTGDYNAWSPE, encoded by the coding sequence ATGGCCGGTTTAATAAGACAAGTTTTCACTTGGTGGAATGGTACGACAATTGGCACAAGATTTTTCACCTTTCGTAAAGGTAAACGCGTTGGTGAAGATGAGTTTGGCAATGTCTATTATGAAGGTGGTTGGCACGTAGATGGCTATAAACGCCGCTGGGTAATCTATAATGGCTATTCTGAAGCGTCAACAATTCCACCCGGTTGGCATGGCTGGATGCATCACCGCGTTGACACGCCACCATCTGCTGAAAATTATGTACCGTTTGAGTGGGAAAAAGAACATTTGTCAAACCAAACTGGTTCAGCAAATGCTTATACACCTAAAGGCTCTATTGAGAATCACGGTAAGCGCCCCAAAGTTACCGGCGATTATAATGCTTGGTCACCAGAATGA
- a CDS encoding TSUP family transporter, whose amino-acid sequence MIDFLLDPTTLMLIAAALIAGIIDSIAGGGGLITVPALYLGLGGSPVAALGTNKLQSLFGSLSATIAYARAGHVDLKSQGWEALLAFAGGLLGALLATKLPKEVLTAFLPILLISVALYFALKPNIGDVDRTRRMGQFLFTMTIPPLIGFYDGVFGPGTGSFFMLAFVSLAGFGMLKATAHTKLLNFSSNIGGFAAFAAVGVVNWKIGLVMGMAQFIGAQIGARLTMKIGTKLIKPLLVIICTILAIKLMLEPDNPLNHFIRSVFNPS is encoded by the coding sequence ATGATTGATTTTCTTCTTGATCCAACAACATTAATGTTGATCGCAGCTGCTCTCATTGCTGGCATTATTGATTCTATTGCTGGCGGCGGCGGGCTAATTACTGTACCGGCCCTTTATCTAGGGCTTGGCGGCTCACCCGTTGCAGCACTTGGTACTAACAAATTGCAATCACTTTTTGGCTCACTATCCGCAACTATTGCTTATGCGCGTGCTGGCCATGTTGATCTTAAAAGTCAAGGATGGGAGGCATTATTAGCATTTGCAGGCGGATTACTAGGTGCATTGTTAGCAACCAAGCTTCCCAAAGAAGTATTAACTGCCTTTTTGCCAATTTTACTTATAAGCGTCGCCCTTTATTTTGCACTAAAACCCAATATAGGCGATGTTGATCGCACGCGTCGCATGGGGCAGTTTTTATTTACCATGACGATACCGCCTTTAATCGGCTTTTATGATGGCGTTTTTGGCCCAGGGACCGGTTCTTTTTTCATGCTGGCTTTTGTTTCTCTTGCAGGTTTTGGTATGCTAAAAGCAACTGCCCATACAAAGCTGCTTAATTTTTCATCTAATATTGGTGGTTTTGCAGCTTTTGCGGCAGTTGGTGTAGTTAATTGGAAAATTGGTCTTGTCATGGGGATGGCTCAATTTATCGGCGCGCAAATTGGCGCAAGGCTAACCATGAAAATAGGCACCAAACTTATAAAACCACTTCTTGTTATCATATGTACAATATTAGCAATAAAATTAATGCTAGAGCCAGATAATCCTCTTAATCACTTCATCCGCAGTGTATTTAATCCATCATAA
- a CDS encoding multidrug effflux MFS transporter, translating to MTQDMAQEQHIAAIKQRVGVKEFIILIAALMATNAVAIDIMLPAFDDIKASLGVVGENAHHYIIFCYLLGFGITQLFVGPLSDRLGRRVPLIIGLIFYAIASFACAFAPSFIGLLILRAIQGIGAAATRVLCVSVVRDLYGGRQMAEVMSIVMMVFMVVPIIAPATGQGILMLGPWQLIFFVMAAVGIIMAAWVWKRLPETLFAPRPLTFSAITQGFKTVLSNKISFCYNLAFSVILSALFGALNTAQQIYDGIYGLGKWFPAAFAAVATFQALAAFLNSRFVGRFGMRRISHFLLLAFVAASFVLFLWAWLTPTHVPFIPYMLLFTVIMFAFGAIGANFNSLAMEPLGAVAGTASSVFGFMQTLIGAGGGLLISHFFHGTITPIAAGFFIVGILALILVLIAEDGKLFRTVSADPSKAKMKTIK from the coding sequence ATGACCCAAGATATGGCACAAGAACAGCATATCGCAGCAATAAAGCAACGTGTTGGCGTAAAAGAATTCATTATTCTTATTGCCGCTCTCATGGCGACCAACGCCGTTGCCATTGACATTATGTTGCCCGCCTTTGACGACATTAAAGCAAGCCTTGGCGTAGTCGGGGAAAATGCGCATCATTATATTATTTTTTGCTATTTGCTCGGCTTTGGTATTACGCAATTATTTGTCGGCCCACTATCGGACCGTCTAGGCAGACGTGTGCCGTTAATTATCGGTCTAATATTTTATGCAATTGCCTCTTTTGCCTGTGCATTTGCGCCATCTTTTATCGGCCTTTTAATTTTGCGCGCCATACAAGGCATTGGTGCCGCAGCAACGCGCGTGCTTTGCGTTTCAGTGGTTCGGGATCTTTATGGCGGCCGCCAAATGGCAGAAGTTATGTCCATTGTGATGATGGTTTTCATGGTAGTGCCAATTATTGCCCCAGCAACAGGGCAAGGTATTCTCATGCTTGGCCCATGGCAGCTCATTTTCTTTGTCATGGCAGCAGTCGGTATTATTATGGCGGCATGGGTTTGGAAGCGTTTACCGGAAACGCTTTTTGCTCCCCGCCCATTAACATTTTCCGCCATTACTCAAGGCTTTAAAACCGTTTTATCTAATAAGATTTCATTTTGCTATAATTTGGCTTTTTCGGTTATTTTAAGTGCACTTTTTGGCGCACTTAATACCGCACAACAAATTTATGACGGAATTTACGGTTTAGGTAAATGGTTTCCAGCCGCATTTGCCGCCGTTGCTACTTTCCAAGCATTGGCTGCATTTTTAAATTCTCGCTTTGTTGGCCGCTTTGGCATGCGCCGTATTTCGCATTTTCTACTTTTAGCTTTTGTGGCAGCCTCATTTGTATTATTTTTATGGGCATGGCTAACCCCAACCCATGTGCCCTTTATTCCCTATATGCTGTTATTTACCGTCATTATGTTTGCATTTGGCGCGATTGGCGCCAATTTCAACTCTCTAGCAATGGAACCTTTAGGCGCAGTTGCCGGTACCGCATCATCAGTTTTTGGCTTTATGCAAACGCTCATTGGTGCTGGCGGTGGTTTACTTATCAGCCATTTTTTCCACGGCACGATCACCCCAATTGCCGCAGGCTTTTTCATTGTTGGCATTTTAGCATTAATACTCGTTCTTATTGCTGAAGATGGCAAATTATTTAGAACCGTAAGTGCAGATCCCAGCAAAGCGAAAATGAAAACTATTAAATAG
- a CDS encoding DNA repair exonuclease: protein MAFRFIHTADIHLDSPLRSLSLRDEELGNLIGNASRTVLSNIINLAIEEKVNAVIIAGDLYDGSQTSMKTARFLSMELKRLDDANIACFIIRGNHDAASTITHELTLPQNVTVFKTRAGVETIKTDTLNIALHGISFKEKTAPDSLLPLYKAPLADHINIGLMHTSLDGQSGHDPYAPCSVKDLQNCDFNYWALGHIHKRQVIEDKTTKTTIVMPGIPQGRDINENGYKSVTLVTVADDGSISLDEKPISLAQFDPIAVDVSGIENFNTIVPKIENAMLLAKEKALSQHLVARIELIGATPLNWRLINDSQLLEEAKLIGERMGNMWIDKLLVRTTPAIAQNSTADPTSELALIMADIAKNRSDIREFIKETATSLRNDPQLGLNSLMGNDEESFDSFIDQLINEGSRDIIARLKA, encoded by the coding sequence ATGGCGTTTCGCTTCATTCATACGGCAGATATTCACCTTGATTCACCCTTACGCTCGCTATCCTTACGTGATGAAGAGTTGGGCAATCTTATCGGTAATGCCAGCCGCACCGTATTATCCAATATTATTAACCTTGCTATTGAAGAAAAGGTTAATGCAGTTATCATTGCTGGCGATCTTTATGATGGCAGCCAAACCTCGATGAAAACCGCACGCTTTTTAAGCATGGAATTAAAGCGGCTTGATGACGCTAATATTGCCTGCTTCATCATTCGCGGCAATCATGATGCAGCTTCTACCATTACCCATGAATTGACCTTACCACAAAATGTAACAGTTTTTAAAACACGCGCCGGCGTTGAAACCATTAAAACCGATACGCTCAATATTGCACTTCACGGCATTAGTTTTAAAGAAAAAACGGCCCCCGATAGCCTTTTACCGCTTTATAAAGCGCCACTTGCCGACCATATTAATATTGGCCTCATGCATACCAGCCTTGACGGCCAAAGTGGCCATGACCCTTATGCGCCTTGCAGTGTTAAAGATTTGCAAAATTGTGATTTTAACTATTGGGCTTTGGGGCATATCCATAAAAGACAAGTCATTGAAGATAAAACGACAAAGACTACAATTGTCATGCCGGGTATTCCGCAAGGACGAGATATTAATGAAAATGGATATAAATCAGTAACTTTAGTCACGGTGGCAGATGATGGCAGCATAAGCTTAGATGAAAAGCCGATAAGCCTAGCGCAGTTTGACCCTATTGCTGTTGATGTTAGCGGTATTGAAAACTTTAATACTATTGTTCCAAAAATCGAAAACGCTATGCTGCTTGCCAAGGAAAAAGCACTTTCTCAGCATCTGGTTGCCCGCATTGAATTAATTGGTGCAACGCCTTTAAACTGGCGGTTAATCAATGACAGCCAATTGTTAGAGGAAGCCAAACTCATTGGTGAGAGAATGGGCAATATGTGGATTGATAAGCTTTTGGTGCGCACCACGCCCGCAATTGCGCAAAACAGCACCGCTGACCCAACAAGTGAACTTGCATTAATTATGGCAGATATTGCAAAAAACCGCAGCGATATACGCGAATTCATCAAAGAAACAGCCACTTCACTACGCAATGATCCCCAACTAGGCCTCAATAGCCTTATGGGCAATGATGAGGAAAGCTTTGATAGCTTCATTGACCAGCTTATTAATGAGGGGAGCCGTGATATTATTGCACGGTTAAAAGCATAA
- the recG gene encoding ATP-dependent DNA helicase RecG, with the protein MRPSITDPFFVSIRSLAGVGPKICALISKLLDLSHDIGEPRLVDILHLMPTSIIDRRNRPFIAGAKQDEIVTLELVVDTHYPPEANRKNIPYRVYCHDDSSDIALVFFRGQKAWLENLLPVGSKVLVSGKVEHFNGRAQMVHPDHIISADEEEKLLLVEPVYPLTAGLSPKTLSRAIIDALTHIPNLPEWQDEHLIKRESFPSYQNALSQVHTPKTPDDIALLSPARRRLAYDEFLAGQLALGLVRAKTKRLSGTPLLTTGKYINALKSYLPFELTQGQKIAIEEISKDLASSERMLRLLQGDVGSGKTIVALYAMLQAAENNGQSALMTPTEVLARQHYATIAPLIANIGLRAVLLTGREKGKERQAILDDIASGEAAIIIGTHALIQEKVDYHNLVLAIIDEQHRFGVHQRLQLTAKGQAPDMLVMTATPIPRTLVLTAFGDMDVSKLREKPKGRKPIQTATLPLERLDKLLERVDAALKKGDKIYWICPLVEESEVLELTSATDRFLNLQKYFGDKIGLVHGKMANAEKDEAMAKFKSGDIRLLVATTVVEVGVDVPDASIIIIEHAERFGLAQLHQLRGRVGRGDKESSCILLYKSPLSLTATARLNVMRETEDGFRIAEEDLRLRGEGELLGTKQSGLPGFELANLESHADLLEMARQDARLILEKDQDLTSPRGQALRLLLYLFRRDDAIRLLRAG; encoded by the coding sequence ATGCGTCCATCAATTACTGATCCATTTTTTGTTTCCATTCGCAGCCTTGCTGGTGTTGGCCCCAAGATTTGTGCCTTAATAAGCAAATTGCTCGACCTTAGCCATGATATTGGTGAACCACGTTTGGTGGATATTCTTCATTTAATGCCAACATCAATAATTGACCGCCGCAATAGACCTTTCATTGCTGGCGCCAAACAGGATGAAATTGTAACCTTGGAGCTGGTGGTTGATACCCACTACCCGCCTGAAGCAAATAGAAAGAATATTCCCTATCGCGTTTATTGTCATGATGATAGCAGCGATATAGCCTTAGTGTTTTTCCGTGGGCAAAAAGCTTGGCTTGAAAACCTACTGCCGGTTGGATCGAAAGTTCTTGTTTCTGGTAAGGTGGAGCATTTTAATGGCCGCGCCCAAATGGTGCACCCCGACCATATTATTAGCGCTGATGAAGAAGAAAAGCTGTTACTGGTAGAACCCGTTTATCCGCTCACAGCTGGCCTTTCACCTAAAACCTTATCTCGCGCTATTATAGACGCCCTAACCCATATCCCTAACCTACCCGAATGGCAGGACGAACACCTTATTAAACGCGAAAGCTTCCCAAGCTATCAAAATGCTTTAAGCCAAGTCCACACACCTAAAACACCTGACGATATTGCACTTTTAAGCCCAGCGCGCCGCAGGCTTGCCTATGATGAATTTTTAGCAGGACAATTGGCGCTTGGCTTGGTGCGCGCAAAAACCAAACGGCTTTCAGGCACCCCACTTTTAACCACTGGCAAATATATCAATGCATTAAAATCTTACCTACCCTTTGAACTTACCCAAGGGCAAAAAATAGCCATTGAAGAAATATCAAAAGATCTTGCTTCTTCTGAGCGCATGCTACGCTTATTACAAGGCGATGTTGGATCAGGCAAAACCATCGTTGCCCTTTATGCTATGTTGCAGGCGGCAGAAAATAATGGCCAATCAGCGTTAATGACACCAACAGAGGTATTGGCGCGCCAACATTATGCAACCATTGCACCTTTAATTGCCAATATTGGTCTTAGAGCAGTTTTATTGACAGGGCGTGAAAAAGGCAAAGAACGGCAAGCCATTTTGGACGATATTGCCAGCGGTGAAGCAGCAATTATCATTGGTACCCACGCGCTTATTCAAGAAAAAGTCGATTATCATAATCTTGTCCTTGCAATTATTGATGAGCAGCACCGCTTTGGTGTCCATCAACGCTTGCAACTCACAGCTAAGGGCCAAGCCCCCGATATGCTGGTGATGACAGCCACTCCCATTCCGCGCACCTTGGTGTTAACCGCTTTTGGCGATATGGATGTGTCAAAGCTGCGTGAAAAGCCAAAGGGGCGTAAACCAATACAAACCGCCACATTGCCATTGGAACGGCTTGATAAATTATTGGAGCGGGTTGATGCCGCATTAAAAAAAGGTGACAAGATCTATTGGATTTGCCCCTTGGTTGAAGAATCGGAAGTGCTGGAACTCACCTCTGCAACTGATCGCTTTTTGAATTTGCAAAAATATTTTGGCGACAAAATTGGCCTAGTTCATGGCAAAATGGCTAATGCTGAAAAAGATGAAGCCATGGCCAAATTTAAAAGTGGCGACATTCGCTTGCTGGTTGCCACTACTGTTGTTGAAGTTGGTGTCGATGTTCCCGATGCTTCAATTATAATTATTGAACATGCTGAACGCTTCGGGCTTGCGCAATTGCACCAATTGCGCGGACGTGTTGGGCGCGGCGATAAGGAATCATCGTGCATTTTGCTTTATAAATCGCCACTATCGCTGACAGCAACTGCAAGGCTTAATGTTATGCGTGAAACGGAAGACGGTTTTCGTATTGCTGAAGAAGATTTAAGATTGCGCGGTGAAGGTGAATTACTAGGAACCAAACAATCAGGTCTTCCCGGTTTTGAGTTAGCCAATCTAGAAAGCCATGCTGATTTATTGGAAATGGCGCGCCAAGATGCGCGTCTTATCCTTGAAAAAGACCAAGACCTTACCTCGCCAAGAGGACAAGCCTTACGGCTTTTGCTCTATTTATTTAGGCGTGATGATGCAATACGCCTGTTACGCGCAGGGTAA